Sequence from the Pseudomonas frederiksbergensis genome:
CACCTACAGCCAAAGCGAGTATCGCGCGCTGGGCCAGGCCAACGGCTTCAACTTCAAGCAGAGCGGCGACAGCCAGAACCATCAGTTGCGCCTGGAACGGGTGGTCCACCGTGACGCGGTGAGCAAGACCTCGCTCAACACAGGCCTTTCCTACCTGCGTACCAACAACTTCATCGAAGACAGCAAGCTCTCCGAAAGCAGCAATCGCATCAGCGAGGCGCAGTTCGGCATCAACCATGGGCGGCGGATCGGCAATGCGTTCGTCAACCTCGACCTGGGCCTGCAAAAAGGTATCGGCGCCCTCGACGCCCAGGGCGACCGCGACCCTGGGCCTGGCGTGCCGGATGCGCGATACCGCAAATACACGGCCACCCTCAGCTACCTGCAGTCCTTCGAGTTGGGCGGCGAATCCTTCAGCTTCAGCAGCCTGATGACCGGCCAGCGCAGCGAGGACGCGTTATTCAGCCCGCAACGCATGAGCCTGGGTGGGTTGTCTTCGGTCCGCGGCTACAAGGACCAGACGCTGTCCGGCGACAGCGGCGGCTACTGGCGCAACGACCTGCGCTGGAGCCGTCCGGTGACGCTGGAGTGGCTGCGTCCGGTGTTCGCCGAGTACGGCACCAGCCTCGGTTACGACCAGGGCGTGATTCGGGGCGATCGCTACAACGGCGACCAGCATGGCCGCATGTCGAGCAACTCGCTGGAACTGTTCGCCCGCGGCCAGCACTTGAGCGCCAGCGTCACATTTGCCCACTCCCTGGAACGTCCGGACGCCCTGACCGAGCGCGAAGCGCCGATCTACTTCCGCGTGGATGTATCCATCTAATTCTGTTTGCAAAGAGACCTGATCATGGACGACCGCCAATACGCCTTCCTGGCCCGCCAGCCCTCTGCTGCCCTGAAAAACCGCGACGCCTTCTGGGGCATGCCCAAGCGTGGCCTGGCGTTCCTGTTGGCCAACGTCATGTTCTGGCAACCGCTGTGGGCCCAGGCCGACGGTATCGTGGTCAGCGCGCCGGGCACCAGTCTCGGTCAGGCGGGCAACGGTGTGCCCGTCGTCAACATTGCCAAGCCCAACGGCAGTGGGCTGTCTCATAACCAGTTCAAGGACTACAACGTCGGCAGCAACGGCGTGATCCTCAACAACGCCACCAACCCTGCCCAGGCCACGCAACTGGGCGGGATCATCCTCGGTAATCCGAACCTCAAGGGCTCGGCCGCCAAGACCATCCTCAATGAGGTCAACGGTGGCAACCCCAGCCAGTTGCGTGGCTACACCGAAGTCGCGGGGCAATCGGCCCACGTCATCGTCGCCAACCCTCATGGCATCACATGTAACGGATGTGGCTTTATCAATACGCCGAGGGCGACGCTGACGACGGGCAAGCCGATCATCGAGAACGGCCAGTTGAACCGCTACCAAGTGGATCAGGGCAGCGTGGCCATTGAAGGCGCGGGCTTTAACGCCAGCAATGTCGACCGTTTCGAAATCATCACCCGCAGCGCCAAGATCAACGCTGAGATCCAGGCGAAAAGCCTGACGATCGTGGCCGGTCGCAACGACGTCAACGCCGACACCCTCAACGCCACCGCCCGCGCCGATGACGGCAGTGCCAAGCCGGAACTGGCGATCGACTCCTCGGCGCTGGGCGGCATGTACGCAGGCGCTATCAAACTGGTGGGCACCGAGGCGGGTGTCGGGGTGAAGCTGGACGGCAAGATGGTCGCCAGTGGCGGTGATATCCAGCTCGATGCCAATGGGCATTTGAGCCTGGCCGAGACGGCGGCTGCCGGAGCGGTCGATATCCAGGCCAAAAGCCTCGAAGCCCGGGAGCACGTGTACGCCGGAAGCCGACTCGAAGTTAAGACCCAAGGTGACCTGAGCAGCCAGAAAAACCTGGTGGCGCGCGACAGCATCCACCTGGACAGCGGCGGCACGCTGACCAACAACGGCATTGTCGAGGCCGGGGTCAATGCCGATAACAGCCGCAACACCACGGGTGATGTCACCCTCACCGCCAAGCAGTTGAACAACGCCGGCAAAACCGTCATCGCCAGCCGCGACCTGAATGTCACGACCACCGCTGCGCTGAATAACCAGGGCGGCACGCTCAGTGGTCAGGGCAAGACCACCGTCACCGGCAACGTTGTGGATAACCGCAATAAAGGCCGGATCCTGGGTAACACCGAACTGCACCTGAGCGCCGATCAAGTCCTCAACAGCCAGGGCGGCCTGATCAATAGCCAGGGCCTGCTGACGGCCAACCTGGGCCATCTGGAAAACAATGCCGGTGAACTGTCGAGCCTGAACAGCGCGACCCTGGTCCTCGACAGCCTGGACAACCTGACCGGCCTGGTCATGGCCGGCAAGAACCTCGACATCACTAACACCGGCGCGATCAATAACCGGGGCGGCGAGCTATCCAGCCAAGGCGTCATGACCGTGCGCACCGCCAGCCTGGACAACAGCAACAAAGGCACCGTCGCCGCCAATGGCAAGCTGCTGGTCAGCGCCACCGGCGCGGTCAACAACGCCGAAAAAGGCCTGATCGCCAGCCGTACTGCCGAGGTCGAGTTCGATGCTGCCAGTCTGAATAACGCCAAGGGCACGCTGCAAGGCGAGGGCCTGGTCACCGTGGATGTATCCGACGACATCGATAACCAGGGTGGCAGCATCATCGCCAAGGACGCCAAGCTGAGTGTCTTCGCGACGAATCTGGACAACCGTGGCGGCGTGCTGTCCAGCGTCAAGGCGGCGCTGGAGGCACGCACCACCGGTGTGCTGAAAAACGGCTATGACGTGAACCGCCAGGGCGGCACGATCCAGGCTCAAGGACTCAACATCCGAGCCTTGGCTGGGCTGTTCAACGACGGCGGACGCATCGCTGCGCAAGCCGGCGATGTCGTGGTTACCAACGCGACGGCGGACATCAACAATCGCAACGGCGGGATATACGCCACGGGCAAGGTCTGGATCTCTGGCCGGGACATGGACAACAGCGGCGGCGGGCAGGTCAGCGCCAGTGGTATCGACTTTGACCTTTCGGGTGCGCTGAACAACAACGCCGGCATCATCGAAAGCCAGGACAGCCTGGACATTCTGGCCGCCAGCTTGAGCAACCAGAAAGGCCAACTGCGCACCCTGGGCCAGAACAGCACCACGGTGTTCAAGATCGGTGGCCTGTTCGATAACAACGACGGCACCCTGGAAACCGCCAGTAATGATGTGGGCTTCAACACCGGCAGCGTCCAGAACGTGGGTGGCAAGCTGCTGCACACTGGCCTGGGATTGTTCGGCATCAGCCAAGCCAACCTGGGGCAGGCCGGCGGTCAGTTGGTGACCTACGGCAACCTGACGGTGACGGCTGATCGCTGGACCAACAACACGGCGATCCAGGCCGGGCACTTGGTCGTGGATGTTGATCAGTTGACCCAGACCGCCACGGGCCAGTTGCTCAGCACCAATGGCATGGTGGGCCGTGGCAACAATTGGCGTGTAGACGGCCTGGTCGGCAGCGATGGTGCGATCGACCTGCAACTGACCGGCGCCTATACAGGCAACGGTCGCTTGAGCAGTCTCGGCACCTTGGGGCTCAAGGCCGCGCTGATCGATCTGGAGCAAGGCGGCAGCATCGCTGGCGGTGGCAACACAACCGTCGTGGTCGATGGCGTCCTCAACAGCTACGGTCGCCTGACCTCAGCGGCGGACATGAGCATCACTGCCGCCACGGTGAACAATTACGGCACGTTGGGCAGTGCCGGCGCGCTCGACGTATCCACCGGCGACTTGCTCAACGAACACGGTTTGATCTTCAGCGGCGGCAATACCAGCCTGCGCGTCAATAGCCTGACCAACCGCTATGCCGATATCTATAGCCTGGGTGACCTGAGCATTGATCGCGACGGCCTCGGCACCCGTGTCAGCCGCATCCTCAACAGCTCCGGCTCGCTGCAGAGCGACGGCAACATGCGCCTGGCAGCCAGCACGATCGACAACGTCCGCGAAATACTGACCACCCACGACGCGGGCATCTACACCGCCTCGATCAGGGAAGTGGCCTGCATCGAAGGGTACAACGCCGGTGATTGCAGCGGCGGCAAGGAAAACCACGTCTGGCAAATTATCCAGCGCGACAAGTTCGAAGTTACCTCGGCCAGCGCGGCTTCCAGTATCACCACCGGCGGCAGCCTGGATATCCAGGGCGACACCCTGACCAACCGGAGCAGCAGCCTGGGGGTCGGCGGTGCGTTTACCGCCAATCTTCTCAAGCTGGATAACATCGGCATTGAGACCGGTGAGATTGAAACCTCGCGCACCTTCAGGTCCGAACGCACGCGTAATCCAGGCAACTGGCGCTCTGCCGCAGATGACTTCACCAACAAATACTGGATCGCAAGCCCAGCTTACGATCCCAATAAGCTGACCGGCCTTGAAGCTGCGATGAGCAGTTTCATCGGCATGACCGAACATGAGTTGACCCAGTTTGGCACTCAAACAGCCACCACTGATAACCAGACCTATGCTGCGATCATCCAGGCCGGCGGAGCCGTGGATGTCCGTATCCAGGGCGAAGCCGACAGCCGTGTCGTGCGCGGCGGTTACAATTATGTTGGCGCCGGACCGCGTACCGACACCGACGCTGACAATGTTTTCTCGACCCGTATCAACATCAATCGACAATTACCGCCGAACCTGACCCAGCAACAGGTCGATCCGCTGGCCCTGCCGGGGTTTGACTTGCCCACCGGGCAAAACGGCCTGTTCCGCATGAGCGGCGACGGCTCGACCACGCCGACCCAAGGTGCGGGGCTGACGCAAGTGCGTGGCCTGCCGGACCGTTCGTTCCAGGCCAACCCGCAAAAATACCTGATCGAGACCAACCCGGCGCTGACCGACATGCGTCGCTTCATGAGCTCGGATTACCTGCTGAGCAACCTGGGCTACGACCCCGACGTCGCCGCTAAGCGTTTGGGCGACGGCTTCTACGAACAACGCCTGATCCAACAAGCGGTGATCGCCCGCACCGGCCAGCGCTTCCTCGACGGTCAGACCTCCGACGACGGCATGTTCAAGTACCTGATGAACAATGCCATCGCCAGCAAGGACAGTCTCAACCTGTCCCTGGGCGTCAGCCTGACCGCCGAACAGGTTGCGGCCCTGACCCATGACATCGTCTGGATGGAAAACCGGACGGTGAATAATCAACAGGTGCTGGTGCCGGTGCTTTATCTGGCCCAGGCCAACAATCGTCTGGCGCCGAATGGTGCGCTGATTCAGGGCTCAGACGTCAGCCTGATTGCCGGTAAAAACCTGAACAATGCGGGCACTTTACGTGCGTCCAGCAACCTGAGGGCGACGGCGGGCGACAGCTTGGTCAACAGTGGGTTGATGGAAGCGGGTGGTCGGCTGGATGCGTTGGCGAGTAATAACCTGACTAACCGGGCGGGTGGGGTTATTGCTGGGCGTGACGTGAGTGTTGTTGCCGTTGCCGGTGATTTGGCCAATGAACGCACCATCACCCGGCATGCCAGCAGCACGGGCTACAAGACCGAGCAACGTGACTTTGCCGACAGTGCGGCGCGGATCGAGGCGAGCAATGATCTGGCAATGGGGGCGGGGCGGGATATCGCCAACAAGGGGGGCGTGCTCAAGAGCGGCAATGACACAACATTGCGTGCTGCCCGAAATATGAACATCACCGCCGCCGAGCAGGTGGACAGCCATACGCAGGGCAGCAAACATCGAGACCAGACCATTACCCAGAACGGTTCTAGCGTTACGGTTGGGCGGGATCTTCAGGCCGCTGCGGGCGGTGACCTCAACGTGGTCGCTAGCCAGGTCGAAGCCAAGCGGAACCTGGCCATTGTCGCTACCAAGAACTTGACCTTGGGGCCAGCGGCGAATGAACAGCATTCGTATGGCCAGAGCAAGAAGGTCAAGAGCATCGAGGATCATGTTCAGCAGGTGTCCACCGCGCTCAAGGCGGGCGGGAATGCGACGCTGAGCGCGGGGCAGGATTTGGCGCTGGTGGCGAGTACGGTCAATGCCGGGGGGGAAGCCTATCTGGTGGCGGGTAAGAACCTTGACCTCAAGGCCGCTGCGGATCAGGACTACAGCTTCTACAGCAAGACCAAGAAGTCTTCTTCAGGGAAGAAATTCCGGCTGGATGAAACGGGCAGCACCACCCATGTGGGCAGCCTGGTCAGTTCCAGCGGCAACAGCACGCTGGTGGCGGGTGAAAACCTGCTGTTGGCAGGTAGCGCCGTGACTTCCGAGAAAGGCGCGACGAAATTGGTCGCCAGCAAGGACGTACAGATTCTTGCCGTGACCGACTCCGACAGCGCCCGCCATGAGCGTAAGGAAAGCAAAAGCAGTTGGGGTGGGTTCAAGTCGAGCAAAGTCCAGGACAAGGTCGATGAGAAGCGCACGACTGCCATGGGCAGCATGGTCTCAGGCGAGACGGTCACCGTCGCGGGCGGCCAAGATGTGAAAGTGACGGGCTCGTCCCTGGTCAGTACCGGTGATCTGGCAGTCCAGGCCGGGCGCGACCTGACCATCGATGCGGCGAAAAATACCTTCTCGCGCACTGATATGCACAAGGAAAAGAATCGCGACCTGACAGGTGTATTGACTGGTAACAAGCTGGGCCTGGATGACATGACGGGCAATCAGCATCTGTTTATCAACAGTCAGAAGCACAACGGCACGGCTGCAGAAACCACGCTTACCGGCAGCACAGTTGGCTCCAGTGCTGGCAATGTGACGCTTACGGCTGGGCGTGAGTTGAGTGTGGTGGCCAGTGATTTGGTCAGTACCAAGGATATGGCGCTTACCGGTTCCAACGTGACCATCACCGCGGGTGATGAAACCGCGCGGCAAACCACTGAGGACAGCTCTAAAAGCTTGGCAGTGGGTAGGGTCATCGGTGGTGCGATCGTCGACACCGCAAGGACTATTCGCGACGCGTCCAAAGCTGCGAAGAATGCCGATGACCCTCGACTCAAGGCAGTAAAAATCGCCCAGGCTGCGCTTGCGTTTTACAACCTGGGTGGCCAGGCCTCGGATGCCAACGGGCAGAGCTCCGGGTTCAAAAACAAGCAAGGCGGCACCCCCAGCAATGGCTCACTGATCAAGATCGGTACCGAGCTGGCCAATACGCGCAGCAAAAGCAGCAGCGAGTACAACAGCCTGACGGCGAAGCAAAGCACCCTTAATACCGGTCAAGAGCTATCGATTGTTGCCACGGGGGACGCGGCGGGAACCCTGGGTGATATCCAGATAACCGGCAGCAGCCTGAAGGCTGAAAACACCTTGTTGCTGGCTAAAAATGATGTGCTGCTGAAAAGTGCACAGGACACCGTTGATCGCAAAAACGACGGGTCGAGCAACAAAACGGCCATTGGTGCCAGCTTCAACATTGGGGAGCA
This genomic interval carries:
- a CDS encoding hemagglutinin repeat-containing protein, translated to MDDRQYAFLARQPSAALKNRDAFWGMPKRGLAFLLANVMFWQPLWAQADGIVVSAPGTSLGQAGNGVPVVNIAKPNGSGLSHNQFKDYNVGSNGVILNNATNPAQATQLGGIILGNPNLKGSAAKTILNEVNGGNPSQLRGYTEVAGQSAHVIVANPHGITCNGCGFINTPRATLTTGKPIIENGQLNRYQVDQGSVAIEGAGFNASNVDRFEIITRSAKINAEIQAKSLTIVAGRNDVNADTLNATARADDGSAKPELAIDSSALGGMYAGAIKLVGTEAGVGVKLDGKMVASGGDIQLDANGHLSLAETAAAGAVDIQAKSLEAREHVYAGSRLEVKTQGDLSSQKNLVARDSIHLDSGGTLTNNGIVEAGVNADNSRNTTGDVTLTAKQLNNAGKTVIASRDLNVTTTAALNNQGGTLSGQGKTTVTGNVVDNRNKGRILGNTELHLSADQVLNSQGGLINSQGLLTANLGHLENNAGELSSLNSATLVLDSLDNLTGLVMAGKNLDITNTGAINNRGGELSSQGVMTVRTASLDNSNKGTVAANGKLLVSATGAVNNAEKGLIASRTAEVEFDAASLNNAKGTLQGEGLVTVDVSDDIDNQGGSIIAKDAKLSVFATNLDNRGGVLSSVKAALEARTTGVLKNGYDVNRQGGTIQAQGLNIRALAGLFNDGGRIAAQAGDVVVTNATADINNRNGGIYATGKVWISGRDMDNSGGGQVSASGIDFDLSGALNNNAGIIESQDSLDILAASLSNQKGQLRTLGQNSTTVFKIGGLFDNNDGTLETASNDVGFNTGSVQNVGGKLLHTGLGLFGISQANLGQAGGQLVTYGNLTVTADRWTNNTAIQAGHLVVDVDQLTQTATGQLLSTNGMVGRGNNWRVDGLVGSDGAIDLQLTGAYTGNGRLSSLGTLGLKAALIDLEQGGSIAGGGNTTVVVDGVLNSYGRLTSAADMSITAATVNNYGTLGSAGALDVSTGDLLNEHGLIFSGGNTSLRVNSLTNRYADIYSLGDLSIDRDGLGTRVSRILNSSGSLQSDGNMRLAASTIDNVREILTTHDAGIYTASIREVACIEGYNAGDCSGGKENHVWQIIQRDKFEVTSASAASSITTGGSLDIQGDTLTNRSSSLGVGGAFTANLLKLDNIGIETGEIETSRTFRSERTRNPGNWRSAADDFTNKYWIASPAYDPNKLTGLEAAMSSFIGMTEHELTQFGTQTATTDNQTYAAIIQAGGAVDVRIQGEADSRVVRGGYNYVGAGPRTDTDADNVFSTRININRQLPPNLTQQQVDPLALPGFDLPTGQNGLFRMSGDGSTTPTQGAGLTQVRGLPDRSFQANPQKYLIETNPALTDMRRFMSSDYLLSNLGYDPDVAAKRLGDGFYEQRLIQQAVIARTGQRFLDGQTSDDGMFKYLMNNAIASKDSLNLSLGVSLTAEQVAALTHDIVWMENRTVNNQQVLVPVLYLAQANNRLAPNGALIQGSDVSLIAGKNLNNAGTLRASSNLRATAGDSLVNSGLMEAGGRLDALASNNLTNRAGGVIAGRDVSVVAVAGDLANERTITRHASSTGYKTEQRDFADSAARIEASNDLAMGAGRDIANKGGVLKSGNDTTLRAARNMNITAAEQVDSHTQGSKHRDQTITQNGSSVTVGRDLQAAAGGDLNVVASQVEAKRNLAIVATKNLTLGPAANEQHSYGQSKKVKSIEDHVQQVSTALKAGGNATLSAGQDLALVASTVNAGGEAYLVAGKNLDLKAAADQDYSFYSKTKKSSSGKKFRLDETGSTTHVGSLVSSSGNSTLVAGENLLLAGSAVTSEKGATKLVASKDVQILAVTDSDSARHERKESKSSWGGFKSSKVQDKVDEKRTTAMGSMVSGETVTVAGGQDVKVTGSSLVSTGDLAVQAGRDLTIDAAKNTFSRTDMHKEKNRDLTGVLTGNKLGLDDMTGNQHLFINSQKHNGTAAETTLTGSTVGSSAGNVTLTAGRELSVVASDLVSTKDMALTGSNVTITAGDETARQTTEDSSKSLAVGRVIGGAIVDTARTIRDASKAAKNADDPRLKAVKIAQAALAFYNLGGQASDANGQSSGFKNKQGGTPSNGSLIKIGTELANTRSKSSSEYNSLTAKQSTLNTGQELSIVATGDAAGTLGDIQITGSSLKAENTLLLAKNDVLLKSAQDTVDRKNDGSSNKTAIGASFNIGEQNGFTLDLGAQGAKNMGNGKSVTQVNTTLETGSLLLQSGRDTTLEGAQVRADTIKASIGGNLNIVSLQDTESSKSKQSSGGIGASICVPPFCYGSMVAGSANIAGANMNSDYKAVTDQSGLFAGAGGYDIHVGKTTTLQGAVIASEALADQNRLSTDRLLVSDIKNSSNIESQSAGISISGSNVGGSSFGGSIPVALKDKDHSYTRSAVSEGTIVVRNPEGAADLVGLNRDTANANQKLDKPDEEAMQERIDLIQSSAQLASGVISTVAKAKADEAKRLGQEAKDQANAGSPAAESTARAAEAASLEAARWQVGGDKKLMADIASGLIAAGLGGATGGTAVGIVANTTSSDIFNRIGSFADEQKNRKDIDSVTKAAWAEGGAARVMLHALAGAAMGLSSGSVQSGALGAGASALLPSVMQALAGSKLTEMEQKTVASLIAAGVGTTVGSGSGVIGSVVAGGTALGVEKYNRQLHPDEIKFASDDDRVSRYAKEKGITDEQARMELLRTAAAMVDRGWNAVLDVKDGKTADAANFLRTELSQLKSTDLFQVSLADYNNERLGLAELMKDRKSVENLVKYIELVDPYHYMRDPKNQAAILNAKGQGSAEGFANAVENLASFGSKTALMAMSTVNCPSCGGRQFAAAVEAVQSLPEDLRLKGYLDTLHIMQGYGADVLRQNEAIATSAGVGIGLGGAGAGSAGLATTRLTGELAEAVGKRFTGILNEASEQALIKSGGIFGPDGKPMMDLAVLTNEQKSVMGDLFGGRSVQQIVPEGQKLARVPGVGETGIDDLYKVDRPDVDYVVIEYKFLSNNKKPGSSGLGNTQDGKQGSIAWTLGGDRLERSVGQDQSLEVEAAVRSNRTETWVVRTRPDGSTEVEVLDARGKVKSIDTSKILPSKTLNGVLP